The following coding sequences lie in one Niabella agricola genomic window:
- the rfbC gene encoding dTDP-4-dehydrorhamnose 3,5-epimerase encodes MSIIRTTIEDLLLFEPRVFEDARGHFFEAYNQSVFEEAGIRYRFIQDNQSHSVYGVIRGLHYQLNPNAQCKLVRVLQGRILDVAVDVRKHSPTYGKVFSVELSAENKKQLLIPHGFAHGFSVLSATATVLYKCDAFYHKESEGGIIYNDADLAIDWQIPEGKQLLSEKDLALPGFKDALNNF; translated from the coding sequence ATGTCCATTATTCGTACGACTATTGAAGATTTGTTGTTGTTTGAGCCCCGCGTTTTTGAAGACGCACGCGGGCACTTTTTTGAAGCATATAACCAGTCGGTTTTTGAAGAAGCCGGTATACGCTACCGGTTTATACAGGACAACCAATCGCATTCCGTATACGGGGTGATACGCGGGCTGCATTACCAGCTAAACCCCAACGCCCAATGTAAACTGGTGCGGGTGCTTCAGGGCCGGATCCTGGATGTGGCGGTGGATGTACGGAAACATTCGCCCACCTATGGCAAGGTTTTTTCTGTAGAACTGTCTGCGGAGAATAAAAAACAATTGCTGATCCCGCACGGATTTGCACACGGGTTTTCTGTATTGAGTGCTACGGCAACGGTACTGTATAAATGCGATGCCTTCTATCATAAGGAAAGTGAGGGCGGTATTATCTATAACGACGCGGATTTGGCAATCGACTGGCAGATACCGGAAGGAAAGCAGCTTCTTTCCGAAAAGGACCTGGCGCTTCCCGGATTTAAAGACGCACTAAATAATTTTTAA